A single Phoenix dactylifera cultivar Barhee BC4 chromosome 1, palm_55x_up_171113_PBpolish2nd_filt_p, whole genome shotgun sequence DNA region contains:
- the LOC103722214 gene encoding uncharacterized protein LOC103722214: MNPQLLLPFFFFLIFSPLSTSSYPGTILFTTLGRSRYGFDIFSVPFATSSSSSSSSSCRSISIEHQSELQLTDGVSVNYNGFFASNSSSLLYISERNGYSNVYLDHLFLPGSSPLRREALQLPTRLQSPLLPPPSSSSSSSRSPPPIPLKDRPSLISGDHLIYVSTHEPSGSPRQSWAAVYSTHLPTGRTRRLTPSGVADFSPAVSPSGHWTAVASSGARGWSGEVEELSTDIYVFHTRDGSARTKLIEHGGWPCWADDSTLYFHRRGSDGWYSVYRAAITIGSTLSVASVDRITPPGFHAFTPAASVGAPGIVAVATRRPTSKFRHIELIDLSGGSSVYVEVTRPIAPYSHHFNPFISPDASRIGYHRCRGGGNGNPALLLENIKSPSPEVFSLFRIDGSFPSFSPDGGRIAYISFPGVYVVNSDGSGGPREIFSGNAFPTTWDWKRRGVIYTSHGPEFASESTRVDIISITLPEDDDENSQPVVKKLTTGGENNAFPSPSPDGKWVVFRSGRSGHKNLYIMDAVEGESAGLRRLTEGPWSDTMCNWSPDGEWIAFASDRDNPGSGSFAIYMIHPNGTGLRKTVHSGDGGRTNHPWFSPDSKSLVFTSDYAGVSAEPISNPHHYQPYGDIFTAKIDGSDIRRLTHNSFEDGTPTWTPFFLQPSDVPESLQGMERCSFDDCHWLTIQAQLMQVTPGKGC; this comes from the coding sequence ATGAACCCACAACTTCTTctacccttcttcttcttcttaatatTCTCCCCCCTTTCCACTAGCAGCTACCCCGGCACCATCCTCTTCACCACCCTCGGCCGCAGCCGCTATGGCTTCGATATCTTCTCCGTCCCCttcgccacctcctcctcctcctcctcctcctcctcctgccgtTCAATCTCAATAGAACACCAGAGCGAGCTCCAGCTCACCGACGGCGTCTCCGTCAACTACAACGGCTTCTTCGCCTCCAACTCCTCTTCACTCCTCTACATCAGCGAGCGCAACGGCTACTCCAACGTCTATCTCGACCACCTCTTCCTCcccggatcctctcctctgcgaCGCGAGGCCCTCCAACTCCCAACTCGCCTCCAATCCCCCTTGCTCCCcccgccctcctcctcctcctcatcctcccgCTCTCCTCCTCCTATCCCCCTGAAAGACCGGCCTTCTCTCATCTCCGGCGATCACCTCATCTACGTCTCCACCCACGAGCCCTCCGGCTCCCCGCGCCAGAGCTGGGCCGCCGTCTACTCCACCCACCTCCCCACCGGCCGCACCCGCCGCCTCACCCCCTCCGGCgtcgccgacttcagccccgccGTCTCCCCCTCCGGCCACTGGACCGCCGTCGCCTCCTCCGGCGCCCGGGGCTGGTCGGGTGAGGTCGAGGAGCTCTCCACCGACATCTACGTCTTCCACACCCGGGATGGGTCGGCGAGGACCAAGCTCATCGAGCACGGCGGCTGGCCTTGCTGGGCCGACGATTCCACCCTCTACTTCCACCGCCGGGGCTCCGACGGCTGGTATAGTGTCTACCGGGCCGCTATTACTATTGGAAGCACCCTATCGGTGGCCTCGGTGGATCGAATCACCCCTCCCGGCTTCCATGCTTTCACTCCGGCTGCGTCGGTTGGTGCGCCGGGGATTGTAGCGGTGGCGACGAGGAGACCGACATCCAAATTCCGACATATTGAGCTTATTGATCTCAGTGGTGGAAGCAGTGTTTACGTGGAGGTGACTCGGCCTATTGCTCCCTATTCTCACCATTTCAATCCGTTTATCTCTCCCGACGCCTCCCGGATCGGCTACCACCGGTGCAGGGGAGGCGGCAATGGCAACCCTGCGTTGCTGCTGGAGAATATCAAGAGCCCATCGCCGGAAGTATTCTCTCTCTTTAGAATCGATGGCTCGTTCCCTTCCTTCTCCCCTGACGGTGGTCGGATTGCTTATATTTCGTTTCCTGGGGTTTATGTTGTGAATTCTGATGGCTCCGGTGGGCCAAGGGAGATTTTCTCCGGGAATGCCTTCCCAACGACTTGggattggaagaggagaggggtCATCTACACCAGCCATGGTCCTGAGTTTGCTTCAGAGAGTACACGAGTCGATATCATTTCCATTACTCTACCTGAAGATGATGACGAGAATTCTCAGCCTGTAGTCAAGAAGCTGACGACGGGAGGGGAGAACAATGCATTCCCTTCCCCATCGCCGGATGGCAAATGGGTGGTATTCCGGTCGGGGCGGTCGGGGCACAAGAACCTCTACATTATGGATGCAGTGGAAGGGGAGAGTGCAGGGCTCCGCCGGCTGACCGAGGGGCCATGGAGTGACACCATGTGCAATTGGTCGCCGGACGGTGAATGGATCGCCTTTGCTTCGGATAGGGATAACCCGGGCAGTGGGAGCTTTGCCATCTACATGATTCACCCGAATGGGACTGGGTTGAGGAAGACCGTGCACAGTGGGGATGGAGGGAGGACCAACCACCCCTGGTTCAGTCCTGACTCAAAGAGCTTAGTGTTCACATCGGACTATGCAGGGGTGTCGGCAGAGCCAATCTCCAACCCCCACCATTACCAGCCATATGGGGATATTTTCACTGCAAAGATTGATGGTTCTGATATCCGACGGCTTACACACAATTCGTTTGAGGATGGGACCCCGACATGGACCCCCTTCTTCTTGCAGCCATCTGATGTTCCTGAGTCTCTGCAAGGGATGGAACGGTGCTCGTTTGATGACTGTCACTGGCTCACCATACAGGCCCAGCTCATGCAAGTTACGCCCGGTAAAGGTTGTTAA